Proteins co-encoded in one Arachis hypogaea cultivar Tifrunner chromosome 13, arahy.Tifrunner.gnm2.J5K5, whole genome shotgun sequence genomic window:
- the LOC112791891 gene encoding alpha-amylase 3, chloroplastic: MSMSTALTLEPLFGFNTRRDIPISIIHRSSKPKTLLLPPPSSLSSSTIIKSSSWSWSVSHKLHAPKFEAFAANTDTLEPLQSSDVLFSKIFPINRTELLEGKIFVRLDQGKDLRNWELTVGCNLPGKWVLHWGVSRLDDVGSEWDQPPRDMIPPGSVPIKDYAIETHLKKSTSSSEGDNFHEVKIDLTSNSEISAINFVLKDEETGAWFQHKGRDFKVPLVSYMKEDANIIGPKKGFSFWPGALGQISNILLKSEAMHSNDQNDGKQSSEPKQGNSQLEGFYVELPITKEVTVSNSISVSVKKCAETANNLLYLETDIPGEVLLHWGVCKDDMRKWEVPPAPHPAETVAFKNRALRTKLQSRDSGKGNSAEISVGEEFSGFLFVVKLDDNNWLNDKGNDFYIPLSSSSNSLTSKRKDQSEAVQREVTKVESQKESTSTFTDGIISEIRHLVTDISSEKTRKTKSKEAQESILQEIERLAAEAYSIFRTNVPTFSEETIVEPEAVAAVESETLVSPEAPKISSGTGTGYEILCQGFNWESHKSGRWYMELKEKAAELSSFGFTVVWLPPPTESVSPEGYMPKDLYNLNSRYGNIDELKDVVKSFHRAGIKVLGDVVLNHRCAHFKNQNGIWNIFGGRLNWDDRAIVADDPHFQGRGNKSSGDNFHAAPNIDHSQEFVRKDIKEWLLWLRKEIGYDGWRLDFVRGFWGGYVKDYLEASEPYFAVGEYWDSLSYTYGEMDHNQDAHRQRIIDWINATNGTAGAFDVTTKGILHSALDKCEYWRLSDQKGKPPGVLGWWPSRAVTFIENHDTGSTQGHWRFPSGKEMQGYAYILTHPGTPSVFFDHIFSHYKSEISMLLSVRQRNKLHCRSIVKICKAERDVYAAIIDDKVAMKIGPGHFEPPSGSQKWSSALEGRDYKIWEAS, from the exons ATGAGCATGTCCACAGCCCTCACTTTGGAACCACTCTTCGGCTTCAACACACGCAGAGACATCCCCATTTCCATTATTCACCGCTCTTCCAAGCCCAAGACATTGTTGCTCCCtccaccttcttctctctcttcttccaccATCATCAAGAGTTCCTCTTGGTCTTGGTCGGTATCCCACAAGCTCCACGCTCCGAAGTTTGAAGCTTTTGCCGCAAACACTGATACCCTCGAGCCCCTTCAATCCTCTGATGTATTATTCAGCAAGATTTTCCCCATCAACAGAACTGAATTG TTGGAGGGAAAGATCTTTGTTAGATTGGATCAGGGGAAAGACTTGAGAAATTGGGAGCTAACTGTGGGTTGCAATCTACCCGGGAAATGGGTTCTTCACTGGGGAGTTTCCCGCTTAGATGATGTTGGAAG TGAATGGGATCAGCCTCCTCGTGATATGATACCCCCAGGATCTGTTCCTATAAAG GACTATGCAATTGAGACACATTTGAAGAAATCAACGTCATCTTCTGAAGGAGATAATTTTCATGAGGTCAAGATTGATCTTACATCCAACAGTGAAATCTCCGCAATTAATTTTGTTCTCAAG GATGAGGAAACTGGTGCTTGGTTTCAACACAAAGGAAGAGATTTCAAGGTTCCTCTAGTCAGCTACATGAAGGAGGATGCTAATATAATTGGACCTAAAAAGGGCTTTAGTTTTTGGCCAG GGGCCTTGGGGCAGATATCTAACATTCTTCTCAAGTCAGAGGCAATGCATAGCAACGATCAAAATGACGGCAAGCAATCCAGTGAGCCAAAACAAGGAAATAGTCAACTAGAAGGCTTCTATGTAGAGCTGCCAATTACCAAAGAAGTTACTGTCAGCAACTCTATCAGTGTCTCCGTTAAGAAATGTGCTGAGACAGCTAACAATCTTTTATATTTAGAAACAGATATACCTGGAGAGGTTCTCCTTCATTGGGGAGTTTGCAAAGATGATATGAGAAAGTGGGAAGTTCCACCTGCTCCTCATCCAGCAGAAACAGTAGCATTTAAGAACAGAGCTTTGAGAACTAAATTACAG TCAAGGGACAGCGGGAAGGGGAATTCAGCAGAAATCTCTGTGGGAGAAGAATTTTCGGGATTTCTTTTTGTTGTTAAGCTAGACGACAATAATTGGTTGAATGACAAGGGAAATGACTTTTATATCCCTCTGTCAAGTTCTAGTAACTCACTTACTAGCAAAAGAAAGGATCAATCAGAAGCTGTCCAGAGGGAAGTGACAAAAGTGGAAAGTCAGAAGGAATCTACCTCTACGTTTACCGATGGAATAATCAGTGAAATAAGGCATTTAGTGACAGACATTTCCTCTGAGAAGACTCGAAAAACAAAATCCAAAGAAGCACAAGAAAGTATTCTTCAAGAAATCGAAAGACTTGCTGCTGAAGCTTATAGTATTTTTAGGACCAATGTTCCAACTTTCTCAGAGGAAACCATTGTGGAACCTGAGGCGGTGGCTGCTGTAGAATCAGAGACATTGGTGTCACCTGAGGCACCAAAAATATCCTCAGGGACAGGCACTGGTTATGAAATATTATGCCAAGGGTTTAACTGGGAATCTCATAAATCTGGAAGATGGTACATGGAGCTGAAAGAGAAAGCTGCAGAACTATCATCATTTGGTTTTACTGTAGTTTGGTTACCACCACCTACGGAGTCTGTGTCCCCTGAAGGATACATGCCAAaggatttatataatttaaattctaG ataTGGAAACATTGATGAACTGAAGGATGTGGTGAAAAGCTTTCACAGAGCTGGAATCAAAGTACTTGGAGATGTCGTTTTGAATCATCGATGTGCCCACTTTAAGAACCAGAATGGTATTTGGAACATATTTGGAGGTCGTCTCAACTGGGACGATCGAGCAATTGTTGCTGATGATCCACATTTTCAG GGTAGAGGCAACAAAAGTAGTGGAGATAATTTCCATGCTGCTCCGAACATTGATCATTCACAGGAATTTGTGAGAAAGGATATTAAAGAATGGTTACTTTGGTTGAG GAAAGAAATTGGCTATGATGGGTGGAGGCTTGACTTTGTGAGAGGATTTTGGGGTGGTTATGTAAAGGATTACCTCGAAGCAAGTGAACCTTACTTTGCTGTTGGAGAGTACTGGGATTCCCTCAGTTATACATATGGCGAGATGGATCATAATCAAGACGCGCATAGGCAGCGGATCATTGACTGGATCAATGCTACCAATGGTACTGCGGGGGCATTCGATGTTACGACCAAAGGGATCCTTCACTCT GCATTGGATAAATGTGAATATTGGCGATTGTCAGATCAGAAGGGAAAGCCCCCTGGAGTTCTTGGATGGTGGCCGTCTCGTGCTGTTACTTTTATAGAAAATCATGATACTGGCTCTACCCAG GGTCATTGGAGATTTCCAAGCGGAAAAGAGATGCAAGGATATGCATACATCCTTACTCACCCAGGAACTCCATCGGTGTTCTTTGATCACATATTCTCTCATTACAAGAGTGAAATATCCATGCTTTTGTCTGTCCGGCAACGGAACAAGCTACACTGCCGGAGTATA GTAAAAATATGTAAGGCAGAAAGGGATGTTTATGCTGCAATCATAGATGATAAAGTTGCTATGAAGATTGGACCTGGTCATTTTGAGCCACCAAGTGGATCCCAGAAATGGTCCTCAGCTCTGGAAGGAAGAGATTATAAGATTTGGGAGGCATCATAA